GCTGTTGCCTGCCTGATTGTCATACCTATGTACGTCATGGTTCTTGCGTCAGTGCTGGGCGTCCGCGCCGGGGAGTTGTTGCGTGGAAGTATTGCCCCTCTTGCGGCGGCCGTGGTTGCGGGATCCTCGGCCCGGATCGCCACGTTCAGCATCACGGACCCTGTGATGGCACTCGTGTTGGGATGCTGCTTGGGCGGATTCGTTTATGCCCTGCTGACGTTCCGGCAGGGCAAAGTACTCCTGCGGACAGTGCGTGGCCTGCTCCGTAAAGGCCAACCCCTGCCCGGGAACACGCCAGCGATGGAGGGTCGGTCATGATTCCGAACCTGCCGATCATGGGTCCAGGCCCGGTTCCAGGTGCCGATCTGGCAGTGGTTACCCCGAGCTATTTGCCTGACCGGGAGTTGTGCTTGGACCTGAACCGATCCGTCCTTGAGATGACTGCGCCCGGCGTCACTCACCACATCATCGTGCCGGATCATGACCTCCATGCTTTCGCCGGCCTTGGCGGGCCCAGGACAGAGGTGCACGGTGCCCGGGAATTTCTTCCGCGGTCTTTCACCAGGCTCCCGGGAGTCAATGTATGGATCAATTCCGCCCGCCCCTGGCCGCCGATCCGCGGCTGGATCGTCCAACAAATCATCAAACTGGCCGTAGTTGCGAGGCTTAATGTTGACGGGGCGTTGCTTCTGGACTCCGACAGCATCCTTATACGCGAGACAACCCTCGATACATTCCGCAAGGACGGTCGAGTGACTCTGTACCGCGCTCCCGGTGCCGTTGATCACACCCTTCCAGGGCACAGACTCTGGCATGTAACGGCACGCCGGCTCCTTGGCCTTGCGCCCCCACCGGCCTCCGACTTGGCGGACTACATTTGCTGGCCGTGCCTATGGGAGCCCGCTGTAGTGAGAAACATGCTTCAGCACATCCAAAATGTCACGGGTAGGGACTGGCCCACAGCAGTGGGAGCACAACTGCATTTTTCCGAAATGATGTTGTATGGCCTCTACGTAGATGAAGTCTCCGGCGGAACGGTCCCGGCCGTCAGCGAAATGCTGGGGATTGTCCACACCGCCGAGGTACCCCTGAGCCAGGCAGAAATCGAACGCCTCCTCAGCGGGGCAACCCAAAACAAGAATGTGGTGATGCTCTCCGCCAAGGCCGGGATACCGCTGGACGTGCGCAGGCGTGCGCTGCGGTCGTACCTTGACTCCTCGCTCGGGTCCGAACGGGGTGATCTCCAGTGAGAAGCATTTACCGCCGCGTTCTTACCCACGCCAGAGAGCATGGCTGGCGTTCGGTCACTAAGAAGGTGCTGCAAAGGACAGCCGCCAAAGCCCTTGAAAACCTGGCATTGGATGAGCCTGTGCTACCCCTTCGTCCTGAAGACATTATGGAGGCGGCAAGGCGAGGCGCTGTGGACAAGCCACGTCCCAGAACGGGCAGCCTTGACGTCGGGTGGGTGTGCACGCCTCCGGGACCTGGCTCGGGCGGACACACCACTTTCTTCCGCATGGTCCAGGGCCTGGCTGACCGCGGCCACCGCTGCACACTGTATCTCTACGATCGAAACAGCGACGACGTTTCCCGTCACGCCTCCGTCATCCGGCAATACTGGCCGGACGTTGATGCCGGCATCAGAAGTGTTGCCGAAGGTCTCGAAGGTTTGGACGCGGTGGTCGCAAGTTCGTGGCCAACCGCATATGCGGCCGCGACCCGTCGGGGACCGGACGTGCATGGCTTCTACTTCATCCAGGACTACGAGCCCTACTTCTACCCCCGGGGAACGTTGTATTGGCTCGCTGAGAACAGTTATCGCCTGGGGTTCACCAACATCGCCCTCGGAGAAATGATCACCCCCGTCATGAAAGCGGAAATAGGCCAGGAACCCGCCGCGACGGTGCCCTTCGCCTGTGACACCGCAACGTACCGACTGTTGGACGCCGGAGAACGTCAGGCGCCCCGCCAGGGGGTGGTCTATTACGCGAAGCGTGCTGTGGATCGACGCGGGTACCTCCTGGCCAAGCTGGCCTTGGAGCAGTTCCACTCCTTGCACCCGGAGCAGGAGATCCACGTATACGGGGACAGGATCACAGGATGGTCCATCCCTGTGAACAACCACGGCAATCTAAGCCCTGCCGAATTGAACAGACTGTACAACCGCACCATCGCCGGACTTGCGATCTCCTACACCAACATCTCCCTTGTCCCCGAAGAGTTGATGGCTGCCGGCAATGTTCCCGTCATCAATGAATCGACGTTCTCGGAACAGGTGATGAGGGACCCCGACGTCGTGTGGGCTCCGGCAACCCCCGGCCGGATGGCCGAGGCTCTTGCACAAGCAGTGGAAGCCCCCAACATAGCCGCACGTGCGGCGGCCATTGCGCAACGGGGGCGTCTGGACTGGTCAGTGTCACGGGAGAACTTTGCCAGGGTTATTGAATTGGTCTGCGCCAACGAGCCCGGAAGTCCGGGGTTGTTATGAGGATCTCCAGGAATCGCATGAATCTCCAGCCCGCGCCGGCGCCCATGGGGCTGGATGATCTCAACGTCAGCGGACTATCCCCCCGCGCACACCTGCCGTTGTTGATTAAATTTGCCGCTTTCGCTATCTTCTTCTTTCCCTCCAATATGGTGCTCAAACCGCTGGGAGCTGTAGGGACGTTGCCGCTGATGATTGCGTTGCTTCTTTTGGCGGTTTGGCTGTGCTCTGTCCTTTTTGGCCTGACCAACCCCCTGGACACCCGCCATCCCGGCCGCATGGGCTTGGTTATCCTCTGGGTGGGAACATGTGCCTCCTATGCGGCGATGTACTCCGGCTACACGGGAGGAAGCGAA
The sequence above is a segment of the Arthrobacter sp. StoSoilB22 genome. Coding sequences within it:
- a CDS encoding DUF6492 family protein, whose product is MIPNLPIMGPGPVPGADLAVVTPSYLPDRELCLDLNRSVLEMTAPGVTHHIIVPDHDLHAFAGLGGPRTEVHGAREFLPRSFTRLPGVNVWINSARPWPPIRGWIVQQIIKLAVVARLNVDGALLLDSDSILIRETTLDTFRKDGRVTLYRAPGAVDHTLPGHRLWHVTARRLLGLAPPPASDLADYICWPCLWEPAVVRNMLQHIQNVTGRDWPTAVGAQLHFSEMMLYGLYVDEVSGGTVPAVSEMLGIVHTAEVPLSQAEIERLLSGATQNKNVVMLSAKAGIPLDVRRRALRSYLDSSLGSERGDLQ
- a CDS encoding glycosyltransferase family 1 protein, producing the protein MRSIYRRVLTHAREHGWRSVTKKVLQRTAAKALENLALDEPVLPLRPEDIMEAARRGAVDKPRPRTGSLDVGWVCTPPGPGSGGHTTFFRMVQGLADRGHRCTLYLYDRNSDDVSRHASVIRQYWPDVDAGIRSVAEGLEGLDAVVASSWPTAYAAATRRGPDVHGFYFIQDYEPYFYPRGTLYWLAENSYRLGFTNIALGEMITPVMKAEIGQEPAATVPFACDTATYRLLDAGERQAPRQGVVYYAKRAVDRRGYLLAKLALEQFHSLHPEQEIHVYGDRITGWSIPVNNHGNLSPAELNRLYNRTIAGLAISYTNISLVPEELMAAGNVPVINESTFSEQVMRDPDVVWAPATPGRMAEALAQAVEAPNIAARAAAIAQRGRLDWSVSRENFARVIELVCANEPGSPGLL